One window of the Micromonas commoda chromosome 11, complete sequence genome contains the following:
- a CDS encoding predicted protein produces the protein MAAAAHPQEPWNKAQFDKDNRIPAAQYELLNSLPGWGNLSTAIPLDETPDASPSNSEQAPAAKGVARPSQQLASQGDWLQKQKGPALEDSGSDDDDDEDEDEEFKVVYAGVKPDPQTRGLAAIATATPPAATDDDDERDAPARTRVVSPRRPADVKYSEQIRSIHHQLRADVRELAAPRALAAGRPTPVVEDIAPTQLAPEDATDDDGRDGRQPPRGAAGAAEALAAAGGVFSPRRTRSRWRKVQQAGRNGASDERVDGTAGDVPARAAAPGVGLVGRVLRSISGAANAVMGATAGTPAATKANGSGDDDADVVRFPGFATAHRARHREALAQPRWDELGVLAAEAAAQLEVVATTQPEEEATQATRLAATEPAAKRYLHDELPGAKQLRRRVRQATINEAVGQAASDALAAAVAAATEHGGAGVGSPLRRRASMFGAQDADRAEHDLTLEARERVEARRSAAAAPAVGATPPVEERREGAVGKSGEKFPGKVEARTPAPAPAFNPVIRGWLSADPRFSGANGKRRRLESATAKSEAATTGRKKAKGPRGRAALVDEEDDGGARGKTGGGKTGGGGGETPDPSVDFMRARLSPVVHRAVNEIERENVKAASPASPAKRTTVRKSTLAVLAGTRGVISPPRTGGGEGGATARRSLMSWIGLESQ, from the exons atggccgccgcggcgcacccaCAAGAGCCGTGGAACAAGGCGCAGTTCGACAAGGACAACCGCATCCCCGCGGCTCAATACGAATTACTCAACTCCCTGCCCGGATGGGGCAACCTCAGCACG GCTATCCCTCTGGATGAGActcccgacgcgtcgccgtccaacTCCGAGcaggctcccgcggcgaaaGGCGTCGCCAGACCCTCgcagcagctcgcgtcgcagggCGATTGGCTCCAGAAGCAAAAAGgcccggcgctcgaggactccggctcggacgacgacgacgacgaggatgaggatgaggagtTTAAGGTCGTCTACGCGGGCGTCAAACCCGACCCGCAGAcgcgcggcctcgccgcgatcgccaccgccaccccacccgccgccaccgacgacgacgacgaacgagacgcacccgcgcgcacccgcgtcgtctccccgAGGCGTCCCGCCGACGTGAAATACTCCGAGCAGATTCGCTCCATACACCACCAACTCCGAGCAGATGtacgcgagctcgccgcgccgcgcgcactcgccgccggccgcccgacgcccgtcgtcgaggacatcGCCCCGACGCAGCTCGCGCCGGaagacgcgacggacgacgatggacgcgacggacgccagcctccgcgcggcgcggcgggcgcggcggaggcgttggcggcggcggggggcgtcttctctccgcggcgaacgcgttcgAGGTGGCGAAAGGTCCAACAGGCGGGGCGAAATGGGGCGTcggacgaacgcgtcgacggcacagctggcgacgtaCCCGCGCGAGCTGCTGCGCCGGGAGTGGGTCTCGTGGGTAGGGTGCTGAGGTCcatctccggcgcggcgaacgcggtgaTGGGTGCCACCGCGgggaccccggcggcgacaaaGGCGAAtgggagcggcgacgacgacgcggacgttgTTCGCTTCCCCGGGTTTGCCaccgcgcaccgcgcgcgtcaccgcgaggcgctcgcgcagccCAGGTGGGACGAGCtgggcgtcctcgcggctgaggcggcggcgcagctggAGGTGGTGGCGACAACGcagccggaggaggaggcgacgcaggcgacgcggctggcggcgacggagccggcggcgaagcggtACCTTCACGATGAGTTACCTGGTGCGAAACAGCTTAGGCGTCGTGTCCGTCAGGCGACAATTAACGAGGCGGTCGGTCAAGCCGCGTCggatgcgctcgcggcggcggtggctgccgcgacggagcacggcggcgcgggcgtcggctcgcccctccggcgacgggcgagcaTGTTCGGCGCGCAGGACGCGGATCGGGCCGAGCACGACCTGACGCTGGAGGCGAGggaacgcgtcgaggcgaggagatccgcggcggcggcgccggcggttgGCGCTACGCCCCCCGTCGAGGAGAGGAGGGAAGGCGCGGTTGGGAAATCGGGGGAGAAGTTTCCCGGTAAGGTGGAGGCAcgcacgcccgcgcccgcgcccgcgtttaATCCCGTGATTCGCGGTTGGCTCTCCGCGGATCCGCGTTTCTCGGGGGCGAATGGGAAGAGGCGTCGGTTGGAATCCGCCACGGCCaagtcggaggcggcgacgactggTCGGAAAAAGGCGAAAGGGCCgaggggacgcgccgcgctggtggacgaggaggacgacggaggagctcgaggcaaAACAGGAGGAGGCAAaacaggaggaggaggaggcgagacCCCGGACCCTTCGGTGGATTTCATGCGcgcgaggctgtcgccgGTTGTGCACCGCGCGGTGAACGAGATTGAGCGGGAAAACGTCAAAgccgcgtctccggcgtctccggcgaAGCGCACGACGGTGAGAAAATCCACGCTGGCGGTGCtggcggggacgcggggcgtgatttcgccgccgcgaacgggcgggggcgagggcggcgcgacggcgcggcggtcgctgATGTCGTGGATCGGGCTGGAGTCGCAGTGA
- a CDS encoding predicted protein: protein MGAIGDSSALTTAQLTTVAEIMVAGAFFSTLGSLVIITVFLNSPELRKSFAFQLVFGLALAELGNSFWPYFFMPREGAACECQAVLLQFFSFASIAWSAVIAWTLEMATNTERKPGGPSPSSLASSVLGIGDPTRVPDVRKFHVAVWSTSFVLVLVPWAAGVYGPAGAWCWIDPRHGAEAHALRLVCFYLPLWCVVGFQIRTYRRVYLRLRRVASLAAATAAVRADMRREARERDAARISNADEKTQTGLETNADSSVPDDATTPATPGGETAKDEDEIDVEATLRRLLRRLGAYPAVLIVAWTFPTINRLNNYVQGAKTGQGDDYTLYVLMALGMSTQGVGNAVVYGMSGAVRREAAVLLERWTGARFGGGPFGRWGRGSAAGGLARLAREGERGTEMSARRAASPAVANAEEGGDAGPGDEGREVLLEVDESLK, encoded by the coding sequence ATGGGGGCGATCGGCGATAGCTCCGCGCTCACCACCGCGCAGCTCACGACTGTGGCGGAGATCATGGTCGCGGGAGCGTTCTTCTCCACCCTCGGCTCGCTCGTCATCATCACCGTCTTCCTCAACAGCCCCGAGCTGCGAAAATCGTTCGCGTTCCAGCTCGTCttcggcctcgcgctcgcggagctgggCAACTCGTTCTGGCCGTACTTCTTCAtgccgcgcgagggcgccgcgtgcgagtgCCAGGCGGTGCTGCTGCAGTTCttctcgttcgcgtccatAGCGTGGTCCGCGGTAATCGCCTGGACCCTCGAGATGGCCACAAACACCGAGCGCAAGCCGGgcggtccgtcgccgtcttccCTCGCGTCTTCCGTCTTGGGCATCGGCGATCCGACCCGCGTACCGGACGTTCGCAAGTTCCACGTCGCGGTGTGGTCCACCTCGTTCGTCTTGGTCCTCGTCCCCTGGGCCGCCGGCGTGTACGGACCCGCGGGTGCGTGGTGCTGGATAGATCCGaggcacggcgccgaggcgcacgcgcttCGTCTGGTGTGCTTCTACCTGCCCCTGTGGTGCGTCGTGGGGTTTCAGATCAGGACCTACCGCCGGGTGTACTTGAGGCTAAGGCGCGTGGCgtcgctggcggcggcgacggcggcggtgcgggcggacatgcggcgcgaggcgagggaacgcgacgcggcgaggatatCAAACGCAGACGAAAAAACGCAAACGGGGCTCGAGACGAATGCCGATTCGTCCGTCCCTGATGACGCGACTACTCCCGCGACTCCCGGAGGCGAGAcggcgaaggacgaggacgagatcgACGTGGAGGCGACGCTGAGGCGGTTGCTGCGCAGACTCGGCGCGTACCCCGCGGTCCTCATTGTCGCCTGGACGTTTCCGACGATCAACCGACTCAACAATTACGTCCAGGGCGCAAAGACGGGCCAGGGCGATGACTACACGCTGTACGTGTTGATGGCGCTCGGCATGAGCACGCAGGGCGTGGGCAACGCGGTGGTGTACGGCATGTCCGGCGCggtgcggcgcgaggcggccgtCTTACTGGAGCGGTGGACCGGGGCGAGGTTCGGGGGGGGTCCGTTTGGTCGGTGGGGACgggggagcgccgcgggcggtctcgcgaggttggcgagggaGGGCGAGCGAGGGACGGAgatgagcgcgaggcgggcggcgtcccccgccgtcgcgaacgccgaggagggcggcgatgCAGGgccgggcgacgagggacgcgaAGTTCTGTTGGAGGTGGACGAATCCTTGAAGTGA
- a CDS encoding H+-or Na+-translocating f-type, v-type and A-type ATPase superfamily (protons (vacuolar)): protein MATEGKGALISVIGDEDTVTGFLLAGVGEVDVRRRTNYLVVGDKTTTKQIEEAFKEMTSREDVAVVLISQFAADSIRYLVNEYDKPIPAVLEIPSKDRPYDATKDSVLQRVHHLMGAEDAAATTTATGAR, encoded by the coding sequence ATGGCGACCGAGGGCAAGGGCGCGCTCATCTCGGTCATAGGCGACGAGGACACCGTCAccggcttcctcctcgcgggcgtcggcgaggtggacgtgCGACGCAGGACCAACTACCTCGTCGTGGGGGACAAGACCACGACGAAACAgatcgaggaggcgttcAAGGAGATGACGTCGagggaggacgtcgcggtggtgctGATATCGCAGTTCGCCGCGGATAGCATACGGTACCTGGTGAACGAGTACGACAAGCCCATCCCGGCGGTGCTCGAGATCCCGTCCAAGGACAGGCCGTACGACGCCACGAAGGACTCGGTGCTGCAGAGGGTGCACCACCTCatgggcgcggaggacgcggcggcgacgacgacggccacCGGCGCCAGGTGA
- a CDS encoding hypothetical protein (cupC20, conserved uncharacterized protein), whose translation MGAAHIEHSFFPWEETNLHRLHWEGDKMFVMAEVATLLFEESPVMFAKFLRANQYPRKHTVERSVVDKCAALGISGETSSGGSVGVTLLPATTVEACLFDRRRNDLVKPFKLSLLNLASQEAERHIAAGHFELALPVALDVVRRGQDIYPPKPKAPPAVELFPAYLLAAEANAGVGRANAAEDFLGLARWLALGNPELVGDEALARMHELFGDLRSSQRRMDEAAAAFAEETYHRASAHGPEDVRTTFGYLRLARCFENTGDHGKCVAFCRTVCDVWLEATVASNLGAALGEGVKRTLATTPLNAPLPLRKKQTLEGVDELMWARNVLMRGDSRGDGSVGDAVCAADASLAAGCALLGLVATGGSDAAATLARATTLVEEALGEYPAAETERVGLAERALAAAAAAMDGVVDGDGRSRRTSISNVR comes from the exons atgggcgcggcaCACATAGAGCACAGCTTCTTCCCGTGGGAGGAGACCAACCTGCACAGGCTGCACTGGGAAGGCGACAAG ATGTTCGTCATGGCCGAGGTGGCGACCCTGCTCTTTGAGGAGAGCCCGGTGATGTTCGCCAAGTTCCTCCGCGCCAACCAGTACCCGCGAAAGCACACGGTGGAGCGCTCCGTCGTCGACAagtgcgccgcgctcggcatcTCCGGCgagacgtcgtcggggggTTCCGTCGGCGTCACGCTGCTCCCCGCCACGACGGTCGAGGCGTGCCTCTTCGACCGCAGGCGCAACGATCTCGTCAAGCCGTTCAAGCTCTCCCTGCTCAACCTCGCGTCCCAGGAAGCCGAGCGACACATCGCGGCGGGTCACTTCGAACTCGCGCtgcccgtcgccctcgacgtggtccgtcgcggccagGACATTTACccgcccaagcccaaggcgccacccgcggtgGAACTCTTCCCCGCgtacctcctcgccgccgaggccaacgCTGGGGTCggccgcgcgaacgcggcggaggatttCCTGGGCCTCGCGCGGTGGCTCGCCCTCGGAAACCCCGAGttggtcggcgacgaggctcTGGCGAGGATGCACGAGCTCTTCGGCGATCTGCGATCGTCGCAGCGCAGGAtggacgaagccgccgccgcctttgccgaGGAGACGTACCACCGCGCCAGCGCGCACGGCCCGGAGGACGTGCGCACCACCTTCGGGTACCTGCGTCTCGCGCGTTGCTTCGAAAACACGGGCGATCACGGCAAGTGCGTCGCGTTTTGCCGAACCGTCTGTGACGTGTGGTTGGAGGCGACGGTGGCATCCAACCTGGGCGCTGCGCTGGGCGAGGGAGTCAAACGGACGCTGGCCACCACGCCCCTGAAcgcgccgctgccgctgcGGAAGAAGCAGACGCTAGagggcgtggacgagctGATGTGGGCGCGGAACGTGCTGATGAGAGGGGACTCGCGAGGAGACGGATCCGTGGGTGACGCCGTttgcgcggcggatgcgtcgctcgcggcggggtgcgCGCTGCTGGGTCTCGTCGCGACTGGGGgttcggacgcggcggcgacgctggcgagggcgacgacgctggtggaggaggcgctcggcgagtacccggcggcggagaccgAGCGGGTGGGCCTGGCGGAgcgggcgctggcggcggccgccgcggcgatggacggtGTCGTGGACGGCGATGGACGGTCGCGAAGGACGTCAATTTCTAACGTAAGGTGA
- a CDS encoding predicted protein, giving the protein MSIYIGGLPPHVDEDRIVDPFKKFGPVTCRLCAGFAFIDYPEQHMADVAMDHIRPAVANDGNLGGYPGVTLSWGKRSIVLKYQEELAEKKRRDREREERRDREREERRERKAARRRRRSRSREGHGGRSRSRDKSRGGRSRSRGRNGGDRGRSGARSSSSESSSESDSESDSESESRRRKKRRRRNKKRRRSRSASSSRGSGETRRRRKHRRHRKRRRRSRSRSRSRSRSRPRSRSPERTRDDGD; this is encoded by the exons ATGTCCATATACATAG GCGGTCTACCTCCGCACGTGGACGAGGATCGCATCGTGGATCCGTTCAAGAAGTTCGGCCCGGTGACGTGTCGCCTCTGCGCGGGCTTCGCGTTCATCGACTACCCCGAGCAGCACatggcggacgtcgcgatggaccACATCCggcccgcggtggccaacGACGGAAACCTGGGGGGATACCCCGGCGTCACGCTGTCGTGGGGCAAGCGCTCGATCGTGCTCAAGTACCAGGAGGAactcgcggagaagaagaggCGGGAtcgggagcgcgaggagaggCGGGAtcgggagcgcgaggagaggcgcgagcgaaaggcggcgagaaggcgccggcggagccGAAGCCGCGAAGGTCACGGGGGCAGGAGCCGAAGCCGGGACAAAAGTCGGGGGGGcaggagccggagccggggCAGGAACGGCGGGGACCGGGGCCGATccggcgcgaggtcgtcgtcgtcggagtcctCCTCGGAGTCGGATTCAGAGTCGGATTCAGAGTCGGAGTCGAGGAGGCGAAAAAAGCGACGGAGGCGTAATAAAAAGCGAAGgaggtcgaggagcgcgagctcgtcgcggggaaGCGGCGAgacgaggcgcaggcggaaGCACCGGAGGCATCGCaagcgtcgacgccggtcgaggtcgaggtcgaggtcgaggtcgaggtcgaggcccAGGAGTCGTAGTCCGGAgaggacgcgcgacgacggggactaA
- a CDS encoding predicted protein encodes MFTSQADAKYSAKSRNILILFGPPGAGKGTHAPKIVDKLSIPQLSTGDMLRAAVAAGTEVGKKAKAAMDSGALVTDEIVVGIIADRIKEKDCVDGFILDGFPRTLAQSKMLDKELAKTGEAVSRVIELSVPDAVLTERICGRWVHKSSGRSYHVKFNPPKSLAKLGGKDLNKEKDKTKWMKDDETGEALMQRSDDTAEALVSRLDAYHKQTVPVLKHYGKKKCVAIDANRDMDSIWASIDKATDF; translated from the coding sequence ATGTTCACCAGCCAAGCAGACGCCAAGTACTCGGCCAAGTCCAGGAACATCTTGATCCTATTCGGCCCCCCGGGGGCGGGTAAAGGAACGCACGCCCCGAAGATCGTCGACAAGCTGAGCATCCCGCAGCTTTCCACCGGCGACATGCTCCGCGctgcggtcgccgcgggcactGAGGTTGggaagaaggccaaggccgcGATGGATTCCGGCGCTTTGGTCACGGACgagatcgtcgtcggcatcaTCGCCGATCGCATCAAGGAGAAGGACTGCGTGGACGGCTTCATCCTCGACGGCTTCCCCAGGACTCTCGCGCAGTCCAAGATGCTCGacaaggagctcgccaagacGGGCGAGGCGGTGTCCAGGGTGATCGAGCTCTCGGTTCCCGACGCGGTGCTCACCGAGCGCATCTGCGGCAGGTGGGTGCACAAGTCCTCCGGCAGGTCCTACCACGTCAAGTTCAACCCGCCCAAGTCGCTGGCCAAGCTCGGCGGGAAGGATCTGAACAAGGAAAAGGACAAGACGAAGTGGATgaaggacgacgagaccggcgaggcgctcatgCAGCGCagcgacgacaccgcggaggcgctcgtctcccgcctcgacgcctACCACAAGCAGACCGTGCCCGTGCTCAAGCACTACGGCAAGAAGAAGTGCGTGGCCATCGACGCCAACAGGGACATGGACTCCATCTGGGCGTCAATCGACAAAGCCACCGACTTCTGA
- a CDS encoding predicted protein, giving the protein MMTVGPWSPPAWADFPGAPTRRYNLARTPTPVHRWHLPGTPDGCEVYIKRDDLTGMQLSGNKVRKLEFLLAEAMDEDADCVITIGGVQSNHCRATAVAARYLGLDSHLILRAPQSIAETGDPGLVGNLLVERAVGANIHLVTKREYAAHGSVALAESLRRRLEREGKRPYVVPVGGSNAIGTWGYVDAMAELAAQMGEDHPHPFTDIVLACGSGGTAAGVALGAALCPELRRPNVWAYGVCDTPKYFYEYVGGILRDMGAPVKDIAKGAGYAMATEEELATTAAIARATGVLLDPVYSGKAAHGLIREMARDPGAWQGRRVLFVHTGGALGVYDKLAQLQPIMEATAPSRRFDVADVETA; this is encoded by the exons aTGATGACGGTGGGACcgtggtcgccgcccgcgtgggCGGATTTCCCGGGCGCACCGACACGGCGGTACAACCTCGCGCGGACCCCGACCCCCGTACACCGATGGCACCTGCCGGGGACCCCCGACGGCTGCGAGGTGTACATCAAACGAGACGACCTCACCGGAATGCAGCTGTCGGGGAACAAGGTGAGGAAGCTGGAGTTCCtcctggcggaggcgatggacGAAGACGCGGACTGCGTCATCACCATCGGAGGCGTGCAGAGCAACCACTGCAGGGCcacggccgtcgcggcgcggtaCCTGGGCCTCGATTCCCACCTCATCCTTCGAGCGCCACAATCGATCGCCGAAACCGGGGACCCCGGGCTCGTGGGAAACCTCCTCGTGGAACGCGCCGTGGGCGCCAACATCCACCTGGTCACCAAGCGCGAGTACGCCGCGCACGGCAGCGTCGCGCTGGCCGAGAGCCTGCGACgccggctcgagcgcgagggtaAGCGCCCGTACGTCGTGCCCGTCGGCGGGAGCAACGCCATCGGGACGTGGGGAtacgtcgacgccatggcgGAACTCGCAGCGCAAATGGGGGAGGATCACCCGCATCCGTTCACGGACATCGTCTTGGCgtgcggcagcggcgggaccgccgcgggggtggcgctGGGCGCGGCGCTTTGTCCCGAGCTGCGCAGACCAAACGTCTGGGCGTACGGCGTGTGCGACACCCCAAAGTACTTTTACGAGTACGTCGGCGGGATCCTTCGCGACATGGGGGCGCCCGTGAAGGACATC gcgaagggcgcgggatacgcgatggcgacggaggaggagcttgcgacgacggcggcaaTCGCGAGAGCCACCGGCGTGCTGCTGGATCCCGTGTACTCGGGCAAGGCGGCGCACGGGCTGATTCGCGAGATGGCGCGGGATCCCGGGGCGTGGCAGGGGCGCAGGGTGTTGTTCGTAcacaccggcggcgcgctcggcgtgtACGATAAGCTCGCGCAGCTGCAGCCGATCATGGaggcgacggcaccgtctCGCAGGTTCGACGTCGCAGACGTGGAGACGGCgtga
- a CDS encoding predicted protein, whose protein sequence is GLEKSRRDLTSRATGDVLELGVGTGLNLPGYDLRAGGAIRSLTAVDISGGMLNEARTRADELGFRAAKPPPVRFVVADVENLPFPDSTFDCVVDTFSLCVFEHPETALAELRRVLKPGGVALLVEHSRSQIGPLGAYQDAVAAPVKALAKGCAWNQDVVGLVEGAGL, encoded by the exons GGCCTGGAGAAGTCCCGCCGCGATCTCacgtcccgcgcgacgggcgacgtgCTCGAACTGGGCGTCGGGACGGGCCTGAACCTTCCCGGGTACgacctccgcgcgggcggcgcgatccGGTCCCTCACCGCCGTGGACATTAGCGGCGGGATGCTCAACGAGGCCAGGACACgagccgacgagctcgggttCCGG gcggcgaagcctCCTCCCGTCCGGTTCGTCGTGGCCGACGTCGAGAACCTGCCGTTCCCGGACTCGACCTTCGACTGCGTGGTGGACACGTTCTCCCTGTGCGTGTTCGAGCacccggagacggcgctcgccgagttGCGTCGCGTGCTcaaacccggcggcgtcgcgctgctcgtgGAGCACAGCAGAAGCCAAATCGGTCCTTTGGGGGCGTAtcaggacgccgtcgccgcgcccgtcaagGCGCTGGCCAAGGGATGCGCGTGGAACCAGGACGTGGTGGGTTtggtggagggcgcggggctgA
- a CDS encoding aminotransferase (contains pfam domain PF00155.11 Aminotransferase class I and II) yields MDQDPARFLGDVARSQQANAGASQVWAEVTALSRLPGILDLGQGWPDFGADMTAREAASRALLDESDPRSNQYSMIPGRPELIAAISRYYRATGSADAVHADGGNVLVTSSGTEAVYATMQATLSPGDECVFLEPFFPWYISNCAIFGATPVAVRMRVSEATGQYDVDYEALERALASPKCKVLIHNSPHNPTGKVFTREENERIAAMCVEHDVMCIADEVYERCTFGGFDGDGGHGDGDAFPRMMDSTRMADRTVTVGTASKLLALTGWRVGWITGPPAVVAGVKTMKSYTTFCAPTPLQLGVAAALNKIADDAEANGVSAVTSDEAAAAMAENVRVLSSALTDAGLRVIRPDGGYFLVTDVSDLGLTSVEYCKRLANEAKVASIPMVVFYDPGADGASAPDNFVRFAVCKKPETVRACAEAIRANPVRGE; encoded by the coding sequence ATGGACCAGGATCCCGCGcgcttcctcggcgacgtcgcgaggagcCAGCAGgccaacgcgggcgcgagccagGTATGGGCGGAGGTCACCGCGCTCTCCCGGCTCCCGGGCATCCTCGACCTCGGGCAGGGATGGCCGGACTTTGGCGCGGACATGACCGCCAGGGAGGCTGCGTCCcgggcgctcctcgacgagtcCGACCCGAGGAGTAACCAGTACTCCATGATCCCCGGCAGGcccgagctcatcgccgccatctcgaGGTACTACAGGGCCACCgggagcgccgacgcggttcACGCCGACGGAGGCAACGTCCTCGTCACCAGCTCGGGAACCGAAGCGGTGTACGCGACCATGCAGGCGACGCTCTCCCCGGGGGACGAGTGCGTGTTCCTCGAGCCGTTCTTCCCGTGGTACATCAGCAACTGCGCCATCTTCGGCGCCACGCCGGTGGCGGTGCGAATGCGGGTatcggaggcgacggggcaGTACGACGTCGACTACGAAGCGCTGGAGAGGGCGCTGGCGTCGCCCAAGTGCAAGGTGCTCATACACAACTCGCCTCATAACCCCACCGGCAAGGTGTTCACCCGGGAGGAGaacgagcgcatcgcggcgatgtgcGTCGAGCACGACGTCATGTgcatcgcggacgaggttTACGAGCGGTGCACCttcggcgggttcgacggcgacggggggcacggcgacggcgacgcgtttccCCGAATGATGGACTCGACGCGCATGGCTGACCGAACGGTGACCGTCGGCACCGCGTCCAAGCTCCTGGCGCTGACGGGTTGGAGGGTCGGCTGGATCACCggcccgcccgcggtggtggcggggGTGAAGACCATGAAGTCGTACACCACGTTCTGCGCCCCGACGCCCCTgcagctcggcgtcgcggcggcgctgaacaAGAttgccgacgacgccgaggctaaCGGCGTCTCCGCGGTCACGTCCGATgaagcagccgccgcgatggccgagaACGTCAGGGTGCTGTCCTCGGCGCTCACGGACGCGGGCCTGCGGGTGATCAGACCGGACGGCGGGTACTtcctcgtcaccgacgtGTCCGATTTGGGGTTGACGTCGGTGGAGTACTGCAAGCGACTGGCGAATGAGGCGAAGGTGGCGTCCATACCGATGGTTGTCTTTTACGACCCGGGGGCGGatggcgcgagcgcgccggacaACTTCGTGAGGTTCGCGGTGTGTAAGAAGCCGGAGACGGTGCGGGCTTGCGCGGAGGCCATCCGCGCCAACCCCGTGCGGGGCGAGTGA
- a CDS encoding predicted protein — protein sequence LALPPDFVAYLLEDGLSLAADSQAMPARIRPDIAEQMESAFTLSDEEDDAGVADARHFPELEDAMREAIESLGGAVTPKLTWSSPKDAVWMATTNDTRCQNPAEVMLLLKASDAVAYDLQDAYAQCVDASESSSAALTTGVVLTLRKWAGLSPSMEFRCFVRRGNLRGVCQRDVANFYPFLPEQVGQIEEAIAVFWQENVHGVFPVVDYVMDVYVTSRKKVKIVDFNPYGGATLPLLFDWNEL from the exons CTGGCCCTCCCGCCCGACTTTGTGGCGTACCTCCTCGAAGACGGCCTGTCGTTAGCCGCGGACTCGCAGGCGATGCCCGCGAGGATCCGGCCCGACATTGCCGAACAGATGGAGAGCGCCTTCACgctcagcgacgaggaggacgacgcgggcgtcgccgacgcacgc CACTTCCCCGAGCTGGAGGACGCGATGAGGGAGGCGATCGAGTCactgggcggcgcggtgaccccGAAGCTCAcgtggtcgtcgccgaaggATGCGGTGTGGATGGCCACCACCAACGACACCCGGTGCCAAAACCCCGCGGAGGTGATGCTTCTCCTCAAGGCGTCGGATGCGGTGGCATACGACCTTCAGGACGCGTACGCGCAGTGCGTGGACGCCTCCgagagctcgagcgcggcgctgacgacggGCGTCGTGCTGACCCTGAGGAAGTGGGCGGGCCTGTCGCCGAGCATGGAGTTCCGGTGCTTCGTGCGGCGGGGTAACCTGCGCGGCGTGTGCCAGAGGGACGTCGCCAACTTTTATCCCTTCTTGCCGGAGCAGGTCGGTCAGATcgaggaggccatcgcggtgTTCTGGCAGGAGAACGTGCACGGCGTgttccccgtcgtcgactACGTCATGGACGTGTACGTGACGAGTAGGAAAAAGGTGAAGATAGTCGACTTTAACCCGTACGGCGGGGCGACGCTGCCGCTGCTGTTCGACTGGAACGAGCTG
- a CDS encoding predicted protein, translated as MSQVLALNKVVAAPKVARRTIRRAKVVASANPVAKATKKETVAPVALTAGAAGLFAAMPAQAQDAMFQLAELGDDVDEETALYVLVGGSLVIATAVLSLVIGSDLFIKNIVNK; from the exons ATGAGCCAAGTTCTCGCCCTCAACaaggtcgtcgcggcgcccaaggtTGCCCGCCGCaccatccgccgcgccaaGGTTGTCGCCAG CGCCAATCCCGTCGCCAAGGCTACTAAGAAGGagaccgtcgcgcccgtcgcgctcaccgcgggcgccgcgggactCTTCGCGGCCATGCCCGCCCAGGCGCAGGACGCGATGTtccagctcgccgagctcggcgacgacgtggatgAGGAGACCGCGCTCTACgtgctcgtcggcggctcgctcgtgatcgccaccgcggtgctCTCTCTGGTCATCGGATCCGACCTCTTCATCAAGAACATCGTGAACAAGTGA